A single genomic interval of Geotrypetes seraphini chromosome 1, aGeoSer1.1, whole genome shotgun sequence harbors:
- the LOC117368469 gene encoding olfactory receptor 5AS1-like, with product MEYWNETTVTEFFLDGPTDYEELNRLLFPVFLAMYLINLLGNGTIISVIYVNSQLHTPMYLFLCFLSFLDISITSVTVPKMLSNMVSDKMTISFSGCLAQLYFFVGFTVDECVLLSIMAFDRYVAICNPLHYITIMNKKVCLSMLFASTIISFMHSLLHTLLIYRLSFCKSHKIRHFFCDYIPLLQISCTDTSINMLLLFTEAAVLVMTPFVIILISYICIIKTVLKMQSTDGRSKMFSTCSSHFIVVTLFYGSIFFMYFRPSSSYSMEKDKISSMVYNVVSPMFNPFIYSLRNRDVKMALKKALQRK from the coding sequence ATGGAATATTGGAATGAGACAACAGTTACAGAATTTTTTCTTGACGGACCCACGGACTATGAAGAACTAAACCGTTTACTTTTTCCAGTGTTCTTGGCCATGTACCTGATTAACTTGCTAGGGAATGGAACCATAATCTCAGTTATATATGTGAATTCCCAGCTCCATACCCCCATGTatttatttctctgttttttaTCTTTTCTGGATATTTCTATCACTTCAGTAACTGTCCCCAAAATGTTAAGTAACATGGTCTCTGACAAGATGACCATCTCTTTCTCCGGCTGTCTTGCCCAACTCTATTTCTTTGTAGGTTTTACTGTAGATGAATGTGTACTTCTGTCTATTATGGCATTTGACCGCTATGTTGCTATATGTAATCCGCTTCATTATATCACAATCATGAATAAGAAGGTGTGTCTTAGCATGTTGTTTGCATCTACGATCATCAGCTTTATGCATTCTTTGCTTCACACATTGTTGATttaccgtctttctttctgtaagtCTCACAAGATCAGGCACTTTTTTTGTGACTACATACCATTGCTACAGATTTCCTGCACAGATACTTCCATCAATATGCTGTTGCTCTTTACAGAAGCTGCTGTGTTAGTAATGACACCCTTTGTGATCATCCTAATCTCCTATATCTGCATCATCAAAACCGTCCTGAAGATGCAATCAACTGATGGAAGATCTAAGATGTTCTCTACATGCTCTTCTCACTTCATTGTGGTAACACTTTTCTATGGATCAATATTCTTCATGTATTTTAGACCTTCTTCAAGCTATTCCATGGAAAAGGACAAGATTTCCAGTATGGTGTACAATGTAGTCTCCCCAATGTTCAACCCATTTATCTACAGCCTGAGGAACAGGGATGTTAAGATGGCTCTGAAGAAAGCTCTACAGAGAAAGTAA